A portion of the Sorghum bicolor chloroplast, complete genome genome contains these proteins:
- the rbcL gene encoding ribulose-1,5-bisphosphate carboxylase/oxygenase large subunit, protein MSPQTETKASVGFKAGVKDYKLTYYTPEYETKDTDILAAFRVTPQLGVPPEEAGAAVAAESSTGTWTTVWTDGLTSLDRYKGRCYHIEPVPGDPDQYICYVAYPLDLFEEGSVTNMFTSIVGNVFGFKALRALRLEDLRIPPAYVKTFQGPPHGIQVERDKLNKYGRPLLGCTIKPKLGLSAKNYGRACYECLRGGLDFTKDDENVNSQPFMRWRDRFVFCAEAIYKAQAETGEIKGHYLNATAGTCEEMIKRAVFAKELGVPIVMHDYLTGGFTANTTLSHYCRDNGLLLHIHRAMHAVIDRQKNHGMHFRVLAKALRMSGGDHIHSGTVVGKLEGEREITLGFVDLLRDDFIEKDRSRGIFFTQDWVSMPGVIPVASGGIHVWHMPALTEIFGDDSVLQFGGGTLGHPWGNAPGAAANRVALEACVQARNEGRDLAREGNEIIKAACKWSAELAAACEIWKEIKFDTFKAMDTL, encoded by the coding sequence ATGTCACCACAAACAGAAACTAAAGCAAGTGTTGGATTTAAAGCTGGTGTTAAGGATTATAAATTGACTTACTACACCCCGGAGTACGAAACCAAGGATACTGATATCTTGGCAGCATTCCGAGTAACTCCTCAGCTCGGGGTTCCGCCTGAAGAAGCAGGAGCTGCAGTAGCTGCGGAATCTTCTACTGGTACATGGACAACTGTTTGGACTGATGGACTTACCAGTCTTGATCGTTACAAAGGACGATGCTATCACATCGAGCCCGTTCCTGGGGACCCAGATCAATATATCTGTTATGTAGCTTATCCATTAGACCTATTTGAAGAGGGTTCTGTTACTAACATGTTTACTTCCATTGTGGGTAACGTATTTGGTTTCAAAGCCTTACGCGCTCTACGTTTGGAGGATCTACGAATTCCCCCTGCTTATGTAAAAACTTTCCAAGGTCCGCCTCACGGTATCCAAGTTGAAAGGGATAAGTTGAACAAGTACGGTCGTCCTTTATTGGGATGTACTATTAAACCAAAATTGGGATTATCCGCAAAAAATTACGGTAGAGCGTGTTATGAGTGTCTACGCGGTGGACTTGATTTTACCAAAGATGATGAAAACGTAAACTCACAACCATTTATGCGCTGGAGAGACCGTTTTGTCTTTTGTGCCGAAGCAATTTATAAAGCACAAGCCGAAACCGGTGAAATCAAGGGGCATTACTTGAATGCGACTGCAGGTACATGCGAAGAAATGATTAAGAGAGCTGTATTTGCAAAGGAATTAGGGGTTCCTATTGTAATGCATGACTACTTAACAGGAGGATTCACCGCAAATACTACTTTGTCTCATTATTGCCGCGACAACGGCCTACTTCTTCACATTCACCGAGCAATGCATGCAGTTATTGATAGACAGAAAAATCATGGTATGCATTTCCGTGTATTAGCTAAAGCATTGCGTATGTCGGGGGGAGATCATATCCACTCCGGTACAGTAGTAGGTAAGTTAGAAGGGGAACGCGAAATAACTTTAGGTTTTGTTGATTTATTGCGCGATGATTTTATTGAAAAAGATCGTTCTCGCGGTATCTTTTTCACTCAGGACTGGGTATCCATGCCAGGTGTTATACCGGTGGCTTCAGGGGGTATTCATGTTTGGCATATGCCAGCTCTGACCGAAATCTTTGGAGATGATTCCGTATTACAATTTGGTGGAGGAACTTTAGGACATCCTTGGGGAAATGCACCTGGTGCAGCAGCTAATCGTGTGGCTTTAGAAGCCTGTGTACAAGCTCGTAACGAAGGGCGCGATCTTGCTCGTGAAGGTAATGAAATTATCAAAGCAGCTTGTAAATGGAGTGCTGAACTAGCCGCAGCTTGTGAAATATGGAAGGAGATCAAATTTGATACTTTCAAAGCGATGGATACCTTATAG
- the rpl23 gene encoding ribosomal protein L23 — MDNGIKYAVFTEKSLRLLGKNQYTFNVESGFTKTEIKHWVELFFGVKVVAVNSHRLPGKGRRMGPILGHTMHYRRMIITLQLGILFHFYPLNSRVF; from the coding sequence TACGATAATGGAATCAAATACGCAGTATTTACAGAAAAGAGTCTTCGTTTATTGGGAAAGAATCAATATACTTTTAATGTCGAATCGGGATTCACTAAGACAGAAATAAAGCATTGGGTCGAACTCTTCTTTGGTGTTAAGGTAGTAGCTGTGAATAGCCATCGACTACCCGGAAAGGGTAGAAGAATGGGACCTATTCTGGGACATACAATGCATTACAGACGTATGATCATTACTCTTCAACTGGGTATTCTATTCCACTTCTACCCTTTAAATTCAAGGGTATTCTGA
- the psaI gene encoding photosystem I subunit VIII yields the protein MTDLNLPSIFVPLVGLVFPAIAMTSLFLYVQKNKIV from the coding sequence ATGACAGATCTTAACTTACCCTCTATTTTCGTACCTTTAGTAGGCTTAGTATTTCCGGCAATTGCAATGACTTCCTTATTTCTTTATGTGCAGAAAAATAAGATTGTCTAG
- the ycf4 gene encoding photosystem I assembly protein Ycf4, producing the protein MNWRSEHIWIELLKGSRKRGNFFWACILFLGSLGFLAVGASSYLGKNMISLLPSQQILFFPQGVVMSFYGIAGLFISSYLWCTILWNVGSGYDRFDRKEGIVCIFRWGFPGIKRRIFLQFLVRDIQSIRIQVKEGLYPRRILYMEIRGQGVIPLTRTDEKFFTPREIEQKAAELAYFLGVPIEVF; encoded by the coding sequence ATGAATTGGCGATCAGAACACATATGGATAGAACTTCTAAAAGGTTCTCGAAAAAGAGGTAATTTTTTCTGGGCCTGTATTCTTTTTCTAGGTTCATTAGGATTCTTAGCGGTTGGGGCTTCCAGTTATCTTGGTAAGAATATGATATCTCTACTTCCATCTCAACAAATTCTTTTTTTTCCACAGGGGGTCGTGATGTCTTTCTACGGAATCGCGGGCCTATTCATTAGCTCCTATTTGTGGTGCACTATTTTATGGAATGTAGGCAGTGGTTATGACCGATTCGATAGAAAAGAGGGAATAGTGTGCATTTTTCGTTGGGGATTCCCTGGAATAAAACGTCGCATCTTCCTTCAATTCCTTGTGCGGGATATCCAATCAATTAGAATTCAGGTTAAAGAGGGTCTTTATCCTCGTCGTATCCTTTATATGGAAATCCGGGGCCAGGGGGTCATTCCCTTGACTCGTACTGATGAGAAGTTTTTTACTCCACGAGAAATTGAACAAAAAGCTGCCGAATTGGCCTATTTCTTGGGTGTACCAATTGAAGTATTTTGA
- the cemA gene encoding envelope membrane protein, whose product MKKKKALPSFLYLVFIVLLPWGVSFSFNKCLELWIKNWWNTRQSETFLTDIQEKRILEGFIELEELFLLDEMIKEKPKTHVQKLPIGIHKEIIQLAKIDNEDHLHIILHFSTNIICLAILSGSFFLGKEELVILNSWVQEFFYNLNDSIKAFFILLVTDFFVGFHSTRGWELLIRWVYNNLGWAPNELIFTIFVCSFPVILDTCLKFWVFFCLNRLSPSLVVIYHSISEA is encoded by the coding sequence ATGAAAAAAAAGAAAGCATTGCCTTCTTTCTTATATCTTGTATTTATCGTACTTTTGCCCTGGGGAGTCTCTTTCTCTTTTAACAAATGTCTGGAACTTTGGATTAAGAATTGGTGGAATACCAGGCAATCCGAAACTTTCTTAACTGATATTCAAGAGAAAAGGATTCTAGAAGGATTCATAGAATTAGAAGAACTTTTTCTCTTGGACGAAATGATAAAAGAGAAACCGAAGACACATGTACAAAAACTTCCTATAGGAATACACAAGGAAATAATACAATTGGCCAAAATAGATAATGAGGATCATCTCCATATCATTTTGCATTTCTCAACAAATATAATCTGTTTGGCTATTCTAAGTGGTTCTTTTTTTCTGGGTAAAGAAGAACTTGTCATTTTGAATTCTTGGGTTCAGGAATTTTTCTATAACTTAAATGATTCAATAAAAGCTTTTTTTATTCTTTTAGTTACTGATTTTTTTGTTGGATTTCACTCCACCCGCGGTTGGGAACTACTAATTCGTTGGGTCTACAACAATCTTGGATGGGCTCCTAACGAGCTAATTTTCACTATTTTTGTTTGTAGTTTTCCTGTGATTCTAGACACGTGTTTGAAATTTTGGGTCTTTTTTTGTTTAAACCGTCTATCTCCTTCACTTGTAGTCATTTATCATTCAATTAGTGAAGCATAA
- the petA gene encoding cytochrome f (component of cytochrome b6/f complex): MENRKTFSWLKEQMIRSISVSIMIYVITRTSISNAYPIFAQQGYENPREATGRIVCANCHLANKPVDIEVPQAVLPDTVFEAVLRIPYDMQLKQVLANGKKGGLNVGAVLILPEGFELAPPDRISPELKEKIGNLSFQSYRPNKKNILVIGPVPGKKYSEIVFPILSPDPATKKDVHFLKYPIYVGGNRGRGQIYPDGSKSNNTVYNATSTGIVKKILRKEKGGYEISIVDASDGRQVIDIIPPGPELLVSEGESIKLDQPLTSNPNVGGFGQGDAEIVLQDPLRVQGLLFFFASVILAQVFLVLKKKQFEKVQLYEMNF; this comes from the coding sequence ATGGAAAATAGAAAAACTTTTTCTTGGTTAAAGGAACAGATGATTCGATCGATTTCTGTATCGATCATGATATACGTAATAACTCGCACATCTATTTCAAACGCATATCCCATTTTTGCGCAGCAGGGTTATGAAAACCCGCGGGAAGCAACTGGACGAATTGTATGTGCCAATTGCCATTTAGCTAATAAGCCTGTAGATATTGAAGTTCCCCAAGCAGTGCTTCCTGATACTGTATTTGAAGCAGTTCTTCGAATTCCTTATGATATGCAGCTGAAACAAGTTCTTGCTAATGGTAAAAAGGGAGGGTTGAATGTGGGTGCTGTTCTTATTTTGCCTGAGGGATTCGAATTAGCGCCGCCCGACCGTATTTCTCCTGAGTTGAAAGAAAAGATAGGAAATCTCTCTTTTCAGAGTTATCGTCCCAATAAAAAAAATATTCTTGTGATAGGCCCTGTTCCCGGTAAGAAATATAGTGAAATTGTCTTTCCCATTCTTTCCCCCGATCCCGCTACAAAAAAAGACGTTCATTTCTTAAAATATCCCATATATGTAGGGGGAAACCGAGGAAGGGGACAGATCTATCCTGATGGTAGCAAGAGTAACAATACGGTCTATAATGCTACGTCAACAGGTATAGTAAAAAAAATACTACGTAAAGAAAAGGGGGGATATGAAATATCCATAGTGGATGCGTCGGATGGACGCCAAGTGATTGATATTATACCTCCCGGGCCAGAACTTCTTGTTTCAGAGGGGGAATCAATCAAGCTTGATCAACCATTAACAAGCAATCCTAATGTAGGAGGGTTTGGTCAGGGGGATGCAGAAATAGTGCTTCAGGATCCATTGCGCGTCCAAGGCCTTTTGTTCTTCTTCGCATCTGTTATTTTGGCACAAGTTTTTTTGGTTCTCAAAAAGAAACAGTTTGAAAAGGTTCAATTGTACGAAATGAATTTCTAG
- the psbJ gene encoding photosystem II protein J has translation MADTTGRIPLWLIGTVTGILVIGLIGVFFYGSYSGLGSSL, from the coding sequence ATGGCCGATACTACTGGAAGAATTCCTCTTTGGCTGATAGGTACTGTAACTGGTATTCTTGTGATTGGTTTAATAGGTGTTTTCTTTTACGGTTCGTATTCTGGATTGGGTTCATCTCTATAG
- the psbL gene encoding photosystem II protein L produces the protein MTQSNPNEQNVELNRTSLYWGLLLIFVLAVLFSNYFFN, from the coding sequence ATGACACAATCAAACCCGAATGAACAAAATGTTGAATTGAATCGTACCAGTCTATACTGGGGTTTATTACTCATTTTTGTACTTGCTGTTTTATTTTCCAATTACTTCTTCAATTGA
- the psbF gene encoding photosystem II protein VI, producing the protein MTIDRTYPIFTVRWLAVHGLAVPTVFFLGSISAMQFIQR; encoded by the coding sequence ATGACCATAGATCGAACCTATCCTATTTTTACAGTGCGATGGCTGGCTGTTCACGGATTAGCTGTACCCACGGTTTTTTTCTTGGGATCAATATCAGCAATGCAGTTCATCCAACGATAA
- the psbE gene encoding photosystem II protein V codes for MSGSTGERSFADIITSIRYWVIHSITIPSLFIAGWLFVSTGLAYDVFGSPRPNEYFTESRQGIPLITDRFDSLEQLDEFSRSF; via the coding sequence ATGTCTGGAAGCACGGGAGAACGTTCTTTTGCTGATATTATTACCAGTATTCGATACTGGGTTATTCATAGCATTACTATACCTTCCCTATTCATTGCGGGTTGGTTATTTGTCAGTACGGGTTTAGCTTATGACGTGTTTGGAAGTCCTCGACCAAACGAGTATTTCACGGAAAGCCGACAAGGAATTCCATTAATAACCGACCGTTTTGATTCTTTAGAACAACTAGATGAATTTAGTAGATCCTTTTAG
- the petL gene encoding cytochrome b6/f complex subunit VI, with product MLTITSYFGFLLAALTITPALFIGLNKIRLI from the coding sequence ATGCTTACTATAACTAGTTATTTCGGTTTTCTACTGGCTGCTTTAACTATAACCCCAGCTCTATTTATTGGCTTGAACAAGATACGTCTTATTTGA
- the petG gene encoding cytochrome b6/f complex subunit V (required for the either the stability or assembly of the cytochrome b6/f complex), giving the protein MIEVFLFGIVLGLIPITLAGLFVTAYLQYRRGDQLDL; this is encoded by the coding sequence ATGATTGAAGTTTTTCTATTTGGAATCGTCTTAGGCCTAATTCCTATTACTTTAGCGGGATTATTCGTGACTGCGTATTTGCAATACAGGCGTGGGGATCAGTTGGATCTTTGA
- the psaJ gene encoding photosystem I subunit IX: MRDIKTYLSVAPVLSTLWFGALAGLLIEINRLFPDALSFPFF; encoded by the coding sequence ATGCGGGATATAAAAACATATCTCTCTGTAGCACCCGTGCTAAGTACTCTATGGTTTGGGGCTTTAGCAGGTTTATTGATAGAAATCAATCGTTTATTCCCAGATGCTTTGTCATTCCCTTTTTTTTAA
- the rpl33 gene encoding ribosomal protein L33 — translation MAKGKDVRIRVILECISCVRKGTNKESTGISRYSTQKNRHNTPGQLELRKFCRYCRKHTTHNEIKK, via the coding sequence ATGGCCAAGGGCAAAGATGTTAGAATCCGAGTTATTTTGGAATGTATTAGTTGTGTTCGAAAGGGTACCAATAAGGAATCGACGGGGATTTCTAGATATAGTACTCAAAAGAATCGCCACAATACGCCCGGACAATTAGAATTAAGAAAATTTTGTCGTTATTGTCGAAAGCATACCACTCATAATGAAATAAAGAAATAG
- the rps18 gene encoding ribosomal protein S18 — translation MYISKQPFRKSKQPFRKSKQTFHKSKQPFRKFKQPFRKSKQPFRRRSRIGPGDRIDYRNMSLINRFISEQGKILSRRINRLTLKQQRLITVAIKQARILSFLPFRNYENEKQFQAQAISIITGPRHRKNRHIPQLTQKFNSNRNLRNSNQNLRNNNRNLSSDC, via the coding sequence ATGTATATATCTAAACAACCTTTTCGTAAATCTAAGCAACCCTTTCGTAAATCCAAACAAACTTTTCATAAATCTAAGCAACCTTTTCGTAAATTCAAACAACCTTTTCGTAAATCCAAACAACCTTTTCGTAGGCGTTCTCGAATAGGCCCGGGGGATCGAATTGATTATAGAAACATGAGTTTAATTAATCGATTTATTAGTGAACAAGGAAAAATATTATCCAGACGAATAAATAGATTAACCTTGAAACAACAACGATTAATTACTGTTGCTATAAAACAGGCTCGTATTTTATCTTTCTTACCATTTCGTAACTATGAGAATGAGAAGCAATTTCAAGCCCAGGCAATTTCAATAATTACTGGTCCTAGACACAGAAAAAATAGACATATTCCTCAATTAACACAAAAGTTCAATTCCAATCGAAACTTAAGAAACTCCAACCAGAATTTAAGAAACAACAATCGGAACTTAAGTTCCGATTGTTGA